A window of Dissulfurirhabdus thermomarina contains these coding sequences:
- a CDS encoding MBL fold metallo-hydrolase, translated as MRNHIGKIRRSHRPFGLKPPPRLLDRVTPLLRMTQGHHRAAAAVEMPEVLDLETLVLRRLHHAPGGFCNPWLSRRFQPADILKRWEGNRPRRPAGAPAAVPLSPEAAAALPPPAVTFLGHSTLWFRMGAADIITDPVLGNIFPVLPRLQAPPCPPEALPPMDVVLLSHAHRDHLDLPTLRRLRGRYTIVAPLGFRPFLRHWHRRGRLLELDWFESVTIKGVRLTCLPAQHWSRRRLRDTNRSLWASWLLEAAGCRAFFAGDSGYFHGFHEIGRKFGPVDLACLPAGAYEPRWFLQPVHMSPEEAVQAGLDLRAGRILPIHWGTFPLGDDPPGALPDRFRQACRRLGLAEAATPVLRPGETLRLGDAAGGRP; from the coding sequence ATGAGAAACCACATCGGAAAGATCCGGAGGTCACACCGGCCCTTCGGCCTGAAGCCCCCGCCCCGGCTCCTGGACCGGGTCACACCCCTTCTCCGGATGACCCAGGGCCACCATCGGGCCGCCGCGGCCGTGGAGATGCCCGAGGTCCTGGACCTCGAGACCCTGGTGCTGCGCCGGCTCCACCACGCGCCCGGGGGGTTCTGCAACCCGTGGCTGAGCCGGCGGTTCCAACCCGCCGACATCCTGAAACGATGGGAAGGAAACCGGCCCCGGCGGCCGGCGGGGGCCCCGGCGGCGGTGCCCCTTTCGCCGGAGGCGGCCGCCGCCCTCCCGCCTCCGGCGGTCACCTTCCTCGGCCACAGCACCCTGTGGTTCCGGATGGGTGCCGCCGACATCATAACGGATCCCGTCCTGGGGAACATCTTTCCCGTCCTGCCCCGGCTCCAGGCCCCGCCCTGCCCGCCGGAGGCCCTGCCGCCCATGGACGTGGTCCTCCTGAGTCATGCCCACCGCGATCACCTGGACCTGCCAACGCTGCGGCGGCTTCGGGGACGCTACACCATCGTGGCCCCCCTGGGGTTCCGCCCCTTCCTCCGGCACTGGCACCGCCGCGGCCGCCTGCTGGAACTCGACTGGTTCGAGTCCGTGACCATCAAGGGCGTCCGTCTGACCTGCCTGCCGGCCCAGCACTGGTCCCGGCGGCGCCTGCGCGACACCAACCGCTCGCTCTGGGCCAGCTGGCTCCTGGAAGCCGCCGGGTGCCGGGCCTTCTTCGCCGGAGATTCCGGCTACTTCCATGGGTTCCACGAGATCGGCCGCAAGTTCGGCCCCGTGGACCTCGCCTGCCTGCCGGCGGGCGCCTACGAACCCCGCTGGTTCCTCCAGCCCGTCCACATGAGCCCGGAAGAGGCCGTCCAGGCCGGCCTGGACCTCCGCGCCGGGCGGATCCTCCCCATCCACTGGGGGACCTTTCCCCTGGGCGACGACCCGCCGGGGGCCCTCCCGGACCGCTTCCGCCAGGCCTGCCGCCGGCTGGGACTTGCCGAGGCGGCGACGCCGGTGCTCCGTCCCGGCGAGACCCTTCGCCTGGGAGACGCCGCCGGGGGCCGGCCGTGA
- a CDS encoding cobyrinate a,c-diamide synthase has translation MKQQGRPFPRHAAAPGVVVAGPHSGCGKTTVTLALMAALRRRGLEVAPFKVGPDFIDPGLHAAVCGRPSRNLDGWMSARDEVLGIFARGMERADVAVVEGVMGLFDGARADGEAGSTAEIAKWLGLPVLLVVDAARAARSVAALVRGFRDFDPELRLAGVLLNRVGGSRHAGILLEALAPLDLPWVGWLPRREELRMPSRHLGLVTAAELDLGPGVQAALAGWMEGGGRMEELLRVLGCPEGRGGAARRQGPPGAPARPGGEPRPVVAVAMDRAFCFYYRANLDLLEAAGAELAFFSPLRDTDLPAGTSGLYLGGGYPELHGPALAENRPLLGAVRRAVEAGMPVYAECGGLLYLCRGLLDPAAPGGLVPWVGALPYAVEMTPRRRALGYREVELAVDCLLGPAGTRLRGHEFHYSRLVPAGGEGTPPAARRPFRVWDAAGRLVETAHFHVERTVASYVHLHLAGCPGAAASWVAACRAYAAETVG, from the coding sequence ATGAAACAGCAAGGACGTCCCTTCCCCCGTCACGCCGCCGCTCCGGGGGTCGTGGTGGCCGGGCCCCACAGCGGGTGCGGGAAGACCACGGTCACCCTCGCCCTGATGGCCGCCCTCCGGCGGCGCGGCCTCGAGGTGGCCCCTTTCAAGGTGGGGCCGGATTTCATCGATCCGGGTCTCCACGCGGCGGTGTGCGGCCGCCCGTCCCGGAACCTCGACGGCTGGATGTCCGCCCGGGACGAGGTCCTCGGCATCTTCGCCCGGGGCATGGAGCGGGCCGACGTGGCCGTGGTGGAAGGGGTCATGGGGCTCTTCGACGGGGCCCGGGCCGACGGCGAGGCCGGCTCCACCGCAGAGATCGCCAAGTGGCTCGGCCTCCCGGTGCTCCTGGTGGTGGACGCCGCCCGTGCGGCGCGGAGCGTGGCGGCCCTGGTCCGGGGCTTCCGTGACTTCGACCCGGAGCTCCGCCTGGCCGGGGTCCTCCTGAACCGGGTCGGCGGGTCCCGGCATGCCGGGATCCTCCTCGAGGCGCTGGCCCCCCTGGATCTTCCGTGGGTGGGGTGGCTTCCCCGGCGCGAGGAGCTCCGGATGCCCTCCCGGCACCTCGGCCTGGTGACCGCGGCGGAGCTGGACCTCGGCCCCGGGGTGCAGGCCGCCCTGGCCGGCTGGATGGAGGGCGGCGGCCGGATGGAGGAGCTCTTGCGGGTCCTCGGGTGCCCGGAAGGGCGCGGCGGGGCCGCCCGCCGCCAAGGCCCGCCGGGCGCCCCAGCCCGCCCCGGCGGGGAACCGCGGCCGGTGGTGGCCGTGGCCATGGACCGGGCCTTCTGCTTCTACTACCGGGCCAACCTGGACCTTCTCGAGGCGGCCGGGGCGGAACTCGCCTTCTTCTCCCCCCTCCGGGACACGGACCTCCCGGCGGGGACGTCGGGGCTCTACCTCGGGGGCGGCTACCCCGAGCTCCACGGCCCGGCGCTGGCCGAAAACCGTCCGCTCCTCGGGGCGGTCCGCCGGGCCGTCGAGGCGGGGATGCCCGTCTACGCCGAGTGCGGAGGGCTCCTCTACCTCTGCCGGGGCCTCCTGGACCCGGCCGCCCCCGGCGGGCTCGTCCCCTGGGTGGGGGCTCTGCCCTACGCCGTGGAGATGACTCCGCGGCGGCGGGCCCTGGGGTACCGGGAGGTGGAACTCGCCGTGGACTGCCTGCTCGGCCCCGCCGGGACCCGGCTCCGGGGCCACGAGTTCCACTACTCCCGCCTGGTGCCCGCCGGGGGGGAAGGGACGCCGCCGGCCGCGCGGCGGCCCTTCCGGGTGTGGGACGCGGCGGGGCGCTTGGTGGAGACGGCGCACTTTCACGTGGAGCGGACGGTGGCCAGCTACGTCCACCTGCACCTGGCGGGGTGCCCCGGGGCGGCGGCGAGCTGGGTCGCGGCCTGCCGGGCCTACGCGGCCGAAACGGTGGGCTGA
- a CDS encoding NAD(P)H-hydrate dehydratase, translating into MLLAAAAEMQALDRAAMEEFGIPGVVLMENAGRGVAGLVLEAFPSEAAGGVLVLSGPGNNGGDGFVIARHLHQAGVPVRVAALAPAEKFRNEAGVNLEIVRRSGIPLEFCPTEADVPGLAGRCRSAGLLVDAVFGTGLAREVTGRFAEIIRTMNDAGRPVVSVDVPSGLSADTGRPLGIAVAARMTATMALPKLGLVVWPGRELAGELRVVDIGLPPAALRRHPPAQELLDEAAARELVRPRPPDGHKGTFGHLLVLAGAPGKTGAAALAAIGALRSGPGLVTVGTPAGCQPVLAAKLTEAMTAGLAETADGTLAAAAWNGIRALLEGKRALAVGPGLGLDEEVQELVRRLAAEAPCPAVLDADALTALGTEAPRILAAAPAPRLLTPHPGEMARLTGLSTAEIQSDRLGAARELARATGAVVVLKGAATVITEPGGRAAVNGSGNPGMGAGGMGDILTGILGGLLAQGYAPWDAARLGVYAHGRAADLLARQAGPHGYLAREVADWLPRLWKAWTPRSVQPTVSAA; encoded by the coding sequence ACGCCGGCCGCGGCGTGGCCGGACTCGTCCTGGAGGCCTTCCCCTCCGAGGCCGCCGGCGGCGTCCTGGTGCTCTCGGGGCCCGGCAACAACGGGGGCGACGGTTTCGTGATCGCCCGCCACCTCCACCAGGCGGGGGTTCCCGTCCGGGTGGCCGCCCTGGCCCCGGCGGAGAAGTTCCGAAACGAGGCGGGCGTCAACCTCGAGATCGTCCGCCGGAGCGGGATCCCCCTCGAGTTCTGCCCCACGGAAGCGGACGTCCCCGGCCTGGCCGGCCGCTGCCGGTCGGCCGGCCTCCTGGTGGACGCCGTCTTCGGGACGGGGCTGGCGCGGGAAGTCACGGGCCGCTTCGCGGAGATCATCCGCACGATGAACGACGCCGGCCGCCCGGTGGTCTCGGTGGACGTCCCCTCGGGGCTCTCCGCCGACACCGGCCGGCCGCTCGGAATCGCCGTGGCCGCCCGGATGACGGCCACCATGGCGCTACCGAAACTCGGGCTCGTGGTCTGGCCGGGGCGGGAGCTGGCCGGCGAGCTCCGGGTGGTGGACATCGGGTTGCCGCCGGCCGCCCTCCGCCGCCACCCGCCCGCCCAGGAACTGCTCGACGAGGCCGCAGCCCGGGAGCTGGTCCGGCCCCGGCCGCCCGACGGCCACAAGGGCACCTTCGGGCACCTCCTGGTCCTGGCCGGCGCCCCCGGCAAGACAGGGGCCGCGGCGCTGGCGGCCATCGGTGCCCTCCGCTCCGGCCCCGGCCTCGTCACCGTGGGGACCCCGGCCGGGTGCCAGCCGGTGCTCGCCGCGAAGCTCACCGAGGCCATGACGGCGGGCCTGGCCGAGACGGCGGATGGGACCCTGGCCGCGGCCGCCTGGAACGGCATCCGGGCGCTCCTCGAGGGCAAGCGGGCCCTGGCCGTGGGACCGGGCCTCGGCCTCGACGAGGAGGTGCAAGAGCTGGTGCGGCGCCTGGCGGCCGAGGCGCCCTGCCCGGCGGTCCTCGACGCCGACGCCCTGACCGCCCTCGGCACCGAGGCCCCGCGCATCCTCGCCGCCGCCCCCGCCCCCCGCCTCCTCACCCCTCATCCCGGGGAGATGGCCCGCCTGACGGGCCTTTCCACCGCCGAGATCCAGTCGGACCGGCTCGGGGCGGCCCGGGAACTGGCCCGCGCCACCGGCGCCGTGGTGGTCCTCAAGGGCGCGGCCACGGTGATCACCGAGCCGGGCGGGCGCGCCGCCGTCAACGGCAGCGGCAACCCGGGCATGGGCGCCGGGGGCATGGGGGACATCCTCACCGGGATCCTCGGCGGGCTGCTCGCCCAGGGCTACGCCCCCTGGGACGCCGCCCGGCTCGGGGTCTACGCCCACGGCCGGGCCGCCGACCTGCTGGCCCGGCAGGCGGGCCCCCACGGCTACCTCGCCCGGGAGGTGGCCGACTGGCTGCCCCGGCTGTGGAAGGCCTGGACGCCCCGATCCGTTCAGCCCACCGTTTCGGCCGCGTAG